From the genome of Maribacter algicola, one region includes:
- a CDS encoding CCC motif membrane protein, with protein MNTQPLPGASNALTFGILSIVLTIFCCGPFGAIFSIIGLSNAKKAENIYRSEVDNSYFSGYENAKTGRILSYIGLGLALIYLIFTIIYFGAIVAIIMSSGNF; from the coding sequence ATGAATACGCAACCACTACCAGGAGCCAGTAATGCCTTAACCTTCGGCATTTTGTCCATTGTTTTAACGATTTTTTGTTGTGGCCCTTTTGGTGCTATTTTTAGCATCATTGGATTAAGCAACGCGAAGAAAGCGGAAAACATCTACAGATCTGAAGTTGACAATAGTTATTTTAGCGGATACGAAAATGCGAAAACAGGCAGAATCCTTTCCTATATTGGGTTGGGCTTGGCATTGATCTACTTGATATTTACGATTATCTATTTTGGAGCGATTGTAGCCATTATTATGTCTTCTGGAAATTTCTAA